A portion of the Cryptomeria japonica chromosome 5, Sugi_1.0, whole genome shotgun sequence genome contains these proteins:
- the LOC131056525 gene encoding pentatricopeptide repeat-containing protein At2g13600 codes for MQFPSSNNTMPITSVANLNLRTLCGQGELNGMLHILLTEHNTPGESNTYIRLLQICVTKKALSQGKQTHSLIIQRGYGNAIQDKLINMYVKCGSLMDARKAFDDMKEEKRDGFSWNAIIAAYRRHGYPHEALNLFHQMQRTGVQPDQFTFSSILQACSKIGALEQGMDIHQSVMERGYLSDVVVKNSLIDMYAKCGGVHKARQLFDKMPQKDVVSWTAMIAGYSQNGVLDKAVRLFEEMPLLDVVSWNAMVAGYIQNGFAGKALDTFKRMQLAGFKPNSTTFSSILPACANMGALEQGMEIHQSIIESGFSTNVVVLNSLIYMYAKCERIHTARELFDRMPQRDMVSWNAMITGYAQNGVSDQALKLFKEMPQPDVISWNAIVAGYAQSGLVEKAIETYKQMQLAALKPCSATFASIVSACAKMGALEQGIDIHQDIIDSGFLSDVIVASALVDMYSKCGSLQKAREVFDQMPKRNVISWNAMLAGYAQNGFCKDALELFELMKQSGTRPDHVSLACVLFACSHAGLVDEGCKYFNDVSDSYCITPTIECYACMVDLLGRAGYLVENLNFIIKMPIKPVAVVWMCFLGACRSHKNTSLGVFTANLLFELEPKNAAIYILLSNIYAEVGRWDEVQKVRRWMKDRGIEKIPGCSWIEVCKVVHIFCVGDRSHPQTQDIHDKLENLSLEMKAVQQSIFQLEKNH; via the coding sequence ATGCAATTTCCCAGTTCAAATAACACAATGCCAATAACATCCGTTGCCAATCTCAATCTGAGAACCTTATGTGGGCAGGGTGAGTTGAATGGGATGCTACACATTCTGCTAACAGAGCACAACACCCCTGGAGAGTCCAACACATATATTCGATTATTGCAGATCTGCGTTACCAAGAAGGCGCTTTCACAAGGCAAACAAACCCACTCTCTCATCATTCAAAGGGGATATGGGAACGCTATACAAGACAAGCTTATCAACATGTATGTTAAATGTGGTAGTTTGATGGATGCTCGAAAAGCTTTTGATGACATGAAAGAAGAAAAACGAGACGGCTTCTCATGGAATGCCATAATTGCAGCTTACAGAAGACATGGGTATCCTCACGAGGCATTGAATCTGTTTCACCAAATGCAACGAACAGGGGTTCAACCTGATCAGTTCACCTTTTCCAGCATACTCCAAGCTTGTTCCAAAATAGGAGCTTTAgagcagggtatggacatccatcaaagcgtaATGGAAAGGGGATATTTATCAGATGTCGTAGTTAAGAATTCCCTtatagatatgtatgcaaaatgtggaggcGTACACAAAGCCCgtcaattgtttgacaaaatgcctcaaaaagaCGTGGTCTCGTGGACAGCAATGATTGCGGGATATTCACAAAATGGTGTTCTTGACAAGGCTGTAAGACTTTTTGAAGAGATGCCTCTACTGGATGttgtctcatggaatgccatggtTGCAGGATATATACAAAATGGTTTTGCTGGAAAAGCGTTGGATACGTTCAAGCGAATGCAATTGGCTGGTTTTAAGCCAAActccacaaccttttccagcatcctcccagcctgtgccaatatgggagctttagaacagggtatggaaatccatcaaagtataatcgaAAGCGGATTTTCTACTAATGTTGTAGTTTTGAACTCTCTGATATACATGTATGCGAAATGTGAGAGGATACACacggcacgtgaactgtttgatagaatgcctcaaagagatatggtttcatggaatgcgatgattacaggatatgcacaaaatggtgtCTCTGACCAGGCTTTAAAGCTTTTCAAGGAAATGCCTCAACCAGACgtcatctcatggaatgccatTGTTGCAGGCTATGCGCAAAGTGGGCTTGTTGAAAAGGCCATTGAGACTTATAAGCAAATGCAGTTGGCAGCTTTAAAGCCATGCTccgcaacctttgccagcatcgtctcagcctgtgccaaaatgggagctttagaacagggTATAGACATCCATCAAGACATAATCGATAGTGGATTTTTGTCAGATGTTATAGTTGCAAGTGCTCTTGTAGACATGTATTCAAAATGTGGGAGTCTACAAAAGGCAAGGGAGGTGTTCGATcaaatgcctaaaagaaatgtcatttcatggaatgctatgcttgcaggatatgcacaaaatggcttTTGCAAAGATGCTCTCGAACTGTTTGAACTAATGAAACAATCTGGAACGCGCCCCGACCATGTAAGCTTAGCTTGTGTTTTATTTGCTTGTAGCCATGCAGGTTTAGTGGATGAGGGTTGTAAATACTTCAATGACGTAAGTGACTCTTATTGCATTACGCCCACAATTGAATGTTATGCGtgcatggttgaccttcttggcCGTGCTGGCTATCTAGTGGAAAATCTGAACtttatcatcaaaatgccaattaaACCCGTGGCGGTTGTGTGGATGTGTTTTCTTGGTGCTTGTAGATCACATAAGAATACAAGTTTAGGAGTATTTACAGCAAACCTTCTTTTTGAGCTAGAACCAAAAAATGCTGCAATATATATCCTTCTTTCCAACATTTATGCAGAAGTGGGCAGGTGGGATGAAGTTCAAAAGGTAAGGAGATGGATGAAAGATAGAGGAATTGAAAAGATACCTGGATGCAGTTGGATTGAAGTTTGTAAAGTGGTACATATTTTTTGTGTAGGAGACAGATCACACCCACAGACACAGGACATTCATGATAAGTTGGAGAATTTGTCTTTGGAGATGAAGGCAGTGCAGCAGAGTATTTTTCAGCTCGAAAAAAATCACTGA